A single window of Flavobacterium aestivum DNA harbors:
- a CDS encoding glycosyltransferase family 2 protein: protein MEKIAVVILNWNGVKLLEQFLPSVIQFSPEADVYVADNASTDESVTYIKNNFPTVKIVQNKTNQGFAGGYNEALQHIDTEIYALVNSDIEVTENWLKPILETFSTEPKTAIIQPKILDFKRKEYFEYAGAGGGFIDQFGYPYCRGRIFDTLEKDNGQYNDEKEIFWASGACFFIRSAVYKDLKGFDQDFFAHQEEIDLCWRAINKGHVIKYTSESIVYHVGGATLQQANPQKTYLNFRNSLLMLTKNLPQNTLYQVLIIRLLLDGVAGVKYVFGGQFKHCWAIIRAHFSFYSLFLRNYKKREKNQVEKYFKAKSIVYDYYVKNGTVFVEIN from the coding sequence TTGGAAAAAATAGCCGTTGTTATACTAAATTGGAATGGAGTGAAATTATTAGAACAATTTTTGCCTTCCGTAATTCAATTTTCTCCAGAAGCCGATGTATATGTTGCTGACAATGCTTCTACAGATGAATCGGTAACTTACATAAAAAATAATTTCCCTACTGTCAAAATAGTACAAAACAAAACCAACCAAGGCTTTGCTGGAGGCTATAATGAAGCACTTCAACACATTGATACAGAGATTTATGCTTTAGTGAATTCAGACATAGAAGTAACAGAAAATTGGCTAAAACCAATACTAGAAACATTTAGCACTGAACCAAAAACAGCTATAATCCAACCTAAAATATTAGACTTTAAGCGAAAAGAATACTTTGAATACGCAGGTGCTGGTGGTGGATTCATTGATCAATTTGGATACCCATACTGTCGCGGGCGGATTTTTGATACTCTAGAAAAAGACAATGGACAGTATAATGATGAAAAGGAAATCTTCTGGGCATCTGGAGCTTGCTTCTTTATTCGTAGTGCCGTTTATAAAGATTTGAAAGGTTTTGATCAAGATTTTTTTGCACATCAGGAAGAAATTGATTTATGTTGGCGAGCAATTAACAAAGGACATGTAATAAAATACACCTCAGAATCAATTGTTTACCATGTAGGTGGTGCAACTTTACAACAAGCTAATCCTCAAAAAACATACCTTAATTTCCGCAATTCTTTGCTAATGTTAACCAAAAATTTGCCACAAAACACCCTCTATCAAGTACTTATAATTAGATTATTGTTGGATGGTGTTGCAGGTGTTAAATACGTATTTGGAGGTCAATTTAAACATTGTTGGGCTATTATTAGAGCACATTTCTCTTTTTACAGCTTATTTTTAAGAAATTATAAAAAAAGAGAAAAAAATCAAGTTGAGAAATACTTTAAAGCGAAAAGCATCGTTTATGATTACTATGTTAAAAATGGCACAGTTTTTGTTGAAATAAATTAA
- a CDS encoding type I restriction enzyme HsdR N-terminal domain-containing protein: protein MQKLNFPSYIFRFKNNENKVSIFDAIRKKFIILTPEEWVRQHVVSYLIEEKKYPKSLINVEKVLKVNGLRKRYDIVVFNTDGTIFILIECKAPEVKISQATFDQIARYNMTLEAEFLMVTNGLNHYFCLMDFENERYEFLRELPDYNEKKAENKV, encoded by the coding sequence ATGCAAAAACTCAATTTTCCTTCTTATATTTTTCGATTCAAAAATAACGAAAATAAAGTATCTATTTTTGATGCCATCAGGAAAAAATTCATCATTCTCACACCTGAAGAATGGGTTCGCCAGCACGTGGTGAGTTATTTAATCGAAGAAAAAAAATACCCTAAATCTTTAATCAATGTCGAAAAAGTTTTAAAAGTCAACGGCTTAAGAAAGCGATATGATATCGTAGTTTTCAATACAGATGGAACAATTTTCATATTAATAGAATGCAAAGCCCCTGAAGTTAAAATTTCTCAAGCCACATTCGATCAGATTGCAAGATATAATATGACACTGGAAGCCGAATTTTTGATGGTAACCAATGGACTTAATCATTATTTTTGTCTCATGGATTTTGAGAATGAAAGATATGAATTTTTGAGAGAGCTTCCAGATTACAATGAAAAGAAAGCAGAAAACAAAGTGTAA
- the holA gene encoding DNA polymerase III subunit delta, with amino-acid sequence MDEVVKIVNDIKGGNIKPIYFLMGEEPYYIDKLSEYIEENVLSEDEKGFNQTVLYGRDVSIEDVVSTAKRYPMMADRQVVIVKEAQDLSRTIDKIESYVENPMLTTVLVFCYKYKTLDKRKKVTKLLAKNGVVYESKKLYENQVGDWIKRVLSGKKYAIEPKASAMLVEFLGTDLSKINNELEKLQIILPAGSTISAKDIEENIGFSKDYNVFELRKAIGERDQLKAYKIAENFAQNPKDNPLVMTTGLVFGFFIQLLKYHGLKDKNPKNVASVLGVNPFFLKDYDVAIKNYPMKKVSQIVASLRDTDVKSKGVGANSLSQADLLREMLYKIFN; translated from the coding sequence ATGGATGAAGTTGTAAAAATTGTGAATGATATAAAAGGCGGAAACATCAAACCTATTTACTTTTTGATGGGAGAAGAGCCATATTACATTGACAAGTTATCTGAATATATAGAAGAAAATGTTTTATCGGAAGATGAAAAAGGGTTTAATCAAACCGTTTTATATGGTAGAGATGTTTCTATAGAAGATGTGGTTTCTACAGCCAAGCGTTATCCCATGATGGCCGATCGTCAGGTGGTTATTGTCAAGGAAGCGCAAGATTTATCGAGAACAATTGACAAGATTGAAAGTTATGTAGAAAATCCAATGCTAACAACGGTTTTGGTTTTTTGTTATAAATACAAAACATTAGACAAAAGAAAAAAAGTTACTAAGCTTTTGGCTAAAAATGGTGTGGTTTATGAAAGTAAAAAATTGTATGAAAATCAAGTAGGGGACTGGATTAAGCGTGTATTATCCGGAAAAAAATACGCTATAGAACCTAAAGCTTCTGCTATGTTGGTAGAGTTTTTGGGAACAGACTTAAGTAAAATCAATAATGAACTTGAAAAACTGCAAATCATCTTACCTGCGGGAAGTACTATTTCAGCCAAAGATATCGAAGAGAATATAGGATTCAGTAAGGACTATAATGTATTCGAATTAAGAAAAGCCATTGGTGAACGCGACCAACTAAAAGCGTATAAAATCGCTGAGAATTTTGCGCAAAATCCAAAAGATAATCCATTGGTAATGACTACGGGTTTGGTTTTTGGCTTTTTTATTCAGTTATTAAAATACCATGGTTTGAAAGATAAAAATCCAAAAAATGTGGCCTCTGTTTTAGGAGTGAATCCTTTTTTTCTAAAAGATTACGATGTAGCTATAAAAAACTACCCTATGAAAAAAGTGAGCCAGATTGTAGCTTCTTTAAGAGATACAGATGTAAAGAGCAAGGGAGTTGGTGCCAATAGCTTATCACAAGCCGATTTGTTACGAGAAATGCTATATAAAATTTTTAATTAA
- a CDS encoding carboxypeptidase-like regulatory domain-containing protein, with the protein MRVLITILSLVFSLNSVAQIVNGTIFNEKKIPLSDADVYLDGTTISATSDKEGHFSLDYNYEANNVLVISCPGYQTIFLSSFDSKKELNILMKPLLNKLNEVVITRNDKFTRKEKLQLFRRFFLGETINALNTFIQNEDDIYFKYDKENYILKAFSDKPLIILNTSLGYKINYELVTFEVNFNSLSVKPDNAVKCLYQGFSRFVETNNSNEVLAKREKTFQGSQVHFFRDLSNNILGKDKFLIYSNQLAVNPNTCFKVIKEGEDLIKVEILPQKAQKLDKGVFASFDIEYDDREQSKIIFETNTFYIYKYGNNSNIGSITFLGDMSEKKMGDTLPLNYGIL; encoded by the coding sequence ATGAGAGTACTAATTACAATCTTATCTTTAGTTTTTTCTTTAAATTCTGTTGCTCAAATTGTTAACGGCACAATTTTTAATGAAAAAAAAATACCATTATCTGATGCTGATGTCTATTTAGACGGAACTACAATTTCGGCAACTTCTGATAAAGAAGGACATTTTAGTTTAGATTATAATTATGAAGCAAATAATGTTCTGGTAATAAGTTGTCCTGGGTATCAAACTATTTTTTTGTCATCGTTTGATTCCAAGAAGGAGCTAAATATCTTAATGAAACCTTTGTTGAATAAACTTAATGAGGTTGTAATCACCCGAAATGATAAATTTACAAGAAAGGAGAAGCTCCAGCTGTTTAGAAGATTTTTTTTAGGAGAAACAATTAATGCTTTAAATACATTTATTCAAAATGAAGATGATATTTATTTTAAATACGACAAGGAGAATTATATTCTAAAAGCTTTCTCGGATAAACCTTTGATAATATTAAATACTTCTTTAGGTTATAAAATAAACTATGAACTGGTAACTTTTGAGGTTAATTTTAATAGCTTAAGTGTGAAGCCTGATAATGCTGTTAAGTGTCTTTATCAAGGCTTTAGTCGTTTTGTGGAAACAAATAACTCAAATGAAGTTTTAGCCAAACGGGAAAAAACATTTCAAGGCTCTCAAGTTCATTTTTTTAGAGATCTTTCAAATAACATTTTAGGTAAAGATAAATTTTTGATATATAGTAATCAATTGGCTGTAAATCCAAATACTTGTTTTAAAGTAATTAAAGAAGGAGAGGATTTGATAAAAGTTGAAATACTTCCGCAGAAGGCACAAAAATTAGATAAAGGTGTTTTTGCTTCTTTTGATATAGAATATGACGATAGAGAACAATCAAAAATTATTTTTGAAACCAATACATTCTATATTTATAAGTATGGTAATAATTCTAATATTGGAAGTATTACTTTTTTAGGTGATATGTCTGAAAAGAAAATGGGAGATACATTACCTCTAAATTATGGTATATTGTAA
- a CDS encoding L-threonylcarbamoyladenylate synthase produces the protein MAQIIKIYPDKPSEAAIAKVVKVLKEGGLVIYPTDTVYGLGCDITNSRALEKIAKIKGVKLEKANFSFICHDLSNLSDYVKQIDTSTFKLLKRALPGPYTFILPGNNNLPKEFKKKTTVGIRIPDNAIVLEIVRQLGNPIVSTSIHDEDEVIEYTTDPELIFEKWQNLVDLVIDGGYGDNIGSTIIDLSEYEPIVIREGKGSIDIL, from the coding sequence ATGGCTCAAATAATAAAGATATATCCCGATAAGCCGAGTGAAGCTGCTATAGCTAAAGTGGTAAAAGTACTAAAAGAAGGTGGCCTGGTCATTTATCCAACAGATACTGTTTATGGATTAGGTTGCGATATTACTAATTCTCGGGCTCTTGAAAAAATTGCTAAAATAAAAGGAGTAAAATTAGAAAAGGCAAATTTCTCATTTATTTGCCATGATTTGAGTAACTTATCAGATTATGTAAAGCAAATAGATACTTCTACTTTTAAATTGCTTAAAAGAGCATTGCCGGGGCCTTATACATTTATTCTTCCGGGGAATAATAATTTACCTAAAGAGTTTAAAAAGAAAACAACCGTTGGTATTCGTATACCTGATAATGCTATAGTTTTAGAAATAGTTCGTCAATTAGGAAATCCAATTGTTTCAACTTCTATTCACGATGAGGATGAAGTGATTGAGTACACTACTGATCCTGAGCTTATTTTTGAAAAATGGCAAAATCTTGTTGATTTGGTAATTGATGGTGGATATGGTGATAATATTGGATCTACTATCATAGACTTGTCAGAATATGAACCTATTGTTATTAGGGAAGGAAAGGGAAGTATAGATATCTTATAA
- a CDS encoding DUF1801 domain-containing protein produces the protein MAKNKTIETENSVADFLVSISNAKRHEDCIFIIDLLSKLSGFEPKMWGTGIVGFGIYNYKYESGHAGNAPLVGLASRKNALTIYLASTFEEKELLLSKLEKHKTSKACLYIQKIEDIDIEILSQLVKKSIEHIKELYPN, from the coding sequence ATGGCAAAAAATAAAACAATTGAAACTGAAAATAGTGTCGCCGACTTTTTAGTATCCATTAGTAATGCAAAAAGACATGAAGACTGTATTTTTATAATTGATTTGCTAAGTAAACTGTCTGGATTTGAGCCGAAAATGTGGGGAACAGGTATTGTTGGATTCGGTATATATAATTACAAGTACGAAAGCGGACATGCCGGAAATGCTCCACTTGTAGGACTGGCATCAAGGAAAAATGCCCTTACTATATATCTGGCTTCAACTTTTGAAGAGAAAGAATTGTTGCTTTCTAAATTAGAAAAACATAAGACCAGTAAAGCTTGTTTGTACATTCAAAAAATAGAAGATATTGATATAGAGATACTGAGTCAATTAGTAAAGAAATCTATTGAGCATATTAAGGAACTGTATCCTAATTGA
- a CDS encoding OmpA/MotB family protein: MKKLMITLSALALLTSCVSKKEYAALEAKNKETQDLLNTCTVKLNSCLEEKAGLTATVAGLKETNQHLINTSKDMTLLTTKGAENIEKALESIKEKDLKISRMQDALTKKDSVTLAVVTSLKSVVGMDDKDIEINVDKGVVFISISDKMLFKSGSYEVSDKAKGVLTKVAKVINDKPDFECMVEGHTDTDVLRGNSCLIDNWDLSVKRSTAIIRILSNDLGVKPEQLIAAGRSSFVPLVPNDSPENKSKNRRTRIYVMPKIDQFYDMVEKEMKKQPGAAPAGK, encoded by the coding sequence ATGAAAAAATTAATGATCACTCTGTCCGCTTTAGCGCTCCTAACTTCATGCGTTTCTAAAAAAGAATACGCAGCCTTGGAAGCTAAAAATAAGGAAACACAGGATTTATTAAATACTTGTACAGTAAAACTAAATTCTTGCTTAGAAGAAAAAGCTGGACTTACCGCAACAGTTGCTGGTCTAAAAGAAACCAATCAGCACTTAATAAACACTTCTAAGGATATGACGCTTTTAACAACTAAAGGAGCTGAAAATATCGAGAAAGCTTTAGAGTCTATCAAAGAAAAAGATTTGAAAATTAGCAGAATGCAAGATGCCTTGACTAAAAAGGATAGCGTTACACTTGCAGTAGTAACTAGTTTGAAATCTGTTGTTGGAATGGATGATAAAGATATCGAAATCAATGTTGATAAAGGAGTAGTATTCATCTCTATCTCTGATAAAATGTTATTCAAAAGTGGTAGTTATGAAGTAAGCGACAAAGCAAAAGGAGTTTTGACTAAAGTTGCTAAAGTAATCAATGACAAACCAGATTTTGAATGTATGGTTGAAGGTCACACTGATACTGATGTTTTAAGAGGAAACTCTTGTTTAATTGATAACTGGGATTTAAGTGTAAAACGTTCTACTGCTATTATCCGTATTTTATCTAATGATTTAGGAGTAAAACCAGAGCAATTAATCGCTGCTGGTAGAAGTTCATTCGTTCCTTTGGTACCAAATGATTCTCCAGAAAACAAATCTAAAAACAGAAGAACTCGTATCTATGTAATGCCAAAAATTGATCAGTTCTATGATATGGTTGAAAAAGAAATGAAAAAACAACCAGGAGCAGCACCAGCAGGAAAATAA
- a CDS encoding ATP-dependent helicase yields the protein MQKYIEQLNEAQREPVLQKDGPMIIIAGAGSGKTRVLTIRIAYLMHQGIDAFNILSLTFTNKAAREMKNRISDIVGASEAKNLWMGTFHSIFARILRSEADHLGYPSNFTIYDSQDSLRAISAIIKEMQLDRDVYKPKQVLSRISNFKNSLITVKAYFNDRDLQEADAMSKKPRMGEIYQHYVDRCFKAGAMDFDDLLLKTNELLTRFPEVLAKYQNRFRYILVDEYQDTNHSQYLIVRALSDKFQNICVVGDDAQSIYAFRGANINNILNFQKDYEGVKTFRLEQNYRSTRNIVEAANTIIDKNKVKLDKVVWTANEFGPKIKIHRSITDNEEGRFVASTIWEQKMNHQLHNGAFAILYRTNAQSRAMEDALRKRDIPYRIYGGLSFYQRKEVKDVLCYLRLVLNPKDEEALIRVINYPARGIGNTTIEKLTIAANHYKRSIFEVMQNIERIDLKLNSGTKQKLLDFVTMIQSFQVINENQDAFYLTDHVAKKTGLIQELKKDATPEGMARIQNIEELLNGIKDFTEGQKEVDGARGALSEFMEDVALATDLDKDTSDEDRVALMTIHLAKGLEFQHVFVVGMEEDLFPSAMSMSTRSELEEERRLFYVALTRAEHQAYLTYAQSRYRWGKLTDSEPSRFIEEIESQYLEYLTPPERNYRYSPANDGDVFGDVDKSKLRLAKPVGSTPPKYVTDNEPKSDINLRKLKPVSSDASSGKANLFDNKLVAGNVVMHERFGKGQVINMEGVGADKKAEIKFEVGGIKKLLLRFAKLDIIG from the coding sequence ATGCAAAAATATATAGAACAACTTAACGAGGCACAACGTGAACCAGTATTGCAAAAGGATGGTCCTATGATTATTATTGCCGGTGCTGGCTCAGGGAAAACACGTGTACTTACCATCAGAATTGCTTATTTGATGCATCAAGGCATTGACGCATTTAATATTTTGTCGCTTACCTTTACCAATAAGGCAGCGCGGGAGATGAAGAATCGTATTTCGGATATTGTGGGAGCCAGTGAAGCTAAAAATCTATGGATGGGGACTTTTCACTCTATTTTTGCCCGAATTTTGCGTTCTGAAGCAGACCATTTAGGATATCCATCTAACTTTACGATTTATGATTCTCAGGATTCCTTACGTGCCATTTCGGCGATTATCAAAGAAATGCAATTGGATCGTGATGTGTATAAACCTAAACAAGTTTTAAGTAGGATTTCAAACTTTAAGAACAGTTTGATTACCGTAAAAGCATATTTTAACGATAGGGATTTACAGGAGGCTGATGCAATGAGTAAAAAGCCTCGTATGGGAGAAATTTATCAGCATTATGTGGATCGTTGTTTTAAAGCTGGTGCGATGGATTTTGATGATTTGTTGTTAAAAACTAACGAATTGCTAACACGTTTCCCAGAAGTTCTAGCGAAATACCAAAACCGTTTTCGTTACATCTTGGTAGATGAGTATCAGGATACGAATCATTCTCAGTATTTGATTGTTCGTGCTTTGTCAGATAAGTTTCAGAATATCTGTGTGGTTGGGGATGATGCGCAAAGTATTTATGCATTTCGTGGAGCGAACATCAATAATATCTTGAATTTCCAGAAAGATTATGAAGGAGTAAAAACCTTTAGATTGGAACAAAATTACCGTTCGACCAGAAATATTGTAGAAGCGGCCAACACTATTATTGATAAAAATAAGGTAAAACTGGATAAGGTAGTTTGGACAGCCAATGAGTTTGGCCCTAAAATAAAAATACACCGTAGTATTACAGATAATGAAGAAGGGCGTTTTGTGGCCAGTACAATTTGGGAACAAAAAATGAACCATCAATTGCATAATGGAGCTTTTGCCATTTTGTACCGTACCAACGCGCAATCCCGTGCAATGGAAGATGCGCTCAGAAAAAGAGATATTCCGTACCGTATTTATGGAGGATTGTCTTTTTATCAAAGAAAAGAGGTAAAAGATGTATTGTGCTATCTGCGATTGGTTCTTAATCCAAAAGATGAGGAAGCTTTGATTCGTGTGATCAATTACCCAGCACGTGGAATTGGGAATACGACTATTGAAAAACTGACCATTGCCGCCAATCACTATAAACGTTCGATTTTTGAAGTGATGCAAAACATTGAGCGAATTGATTTGAAGTTGAATTCGGGAACCAAACAAAAATTGCTTGATTTTGTGACTATGATTCAGAGTTTTCAGGTGATTAATGAAAATCAAGATGCCTTTTATTTAACAGATCATGTAGCCAAAAAAACGGGTTTGATTCAAGAGCTGAAAAAAGATGCTACTCCCGAAGGAATGGCAAGAATTCAGAATATAGAAGAGTTGTTAAACGGAATTAAGGATTTTACTGAAGGACAAAAAGAAGTAGATGGCGCTCGTGGAGCATTATCTGAATTTATGGAAGACGTAGCACTTGCTACTGATCTTGATAAAGATACCAGCGATGAAGATCGTGTGGCTTTGATGACGATACACTTGGCAAAAGGACTTGAATTTCAACATGTATTTGTGGTTGGAATGGAAGAAGATTTGTTTCCTAGTGCCATGAGTATGAGTACACGAAGTGAATTAGAAGAAGAACGACGATTATTTTATGTAGCCTTAACACGTGCAGAGCATCAAGCGTATTTAACTTATGCACAATCGCGTTACCGTTGGGGTAAACTGACAGATAGTGAGCCTTCTCGTTTTATTGAAGAAATAGAAAGCCAATATTTGGAATATCTTACGCCACCAGAAAGGAACTACCGCTATAGTCCTGCAAATGATGGTGATGTATTTGGAGATGTGGATAAATCTAAATTACGTTTGGCTAAGCCGGTAGGAAGTACGCCACCTAAATACGTTACAGACAATGAACCAAAATCGGATATCAATTTGCGCAAATTGAAGCCAGTATCTAGTGATGCTTCATCTGGAAAGGCTAATTTGTTTGATAATAAGCTAGTTGCTGGAAATGTAGTTATGCATGAACGTTTTGGAAAAGGTCAAGTAATCAATATGGAAGGTGTAGGAGCGGATAAAAAAGCGGAAATTAAATTTGAAGTTGGTGGTATTAAAAAATTATTACTGCGTTTTGCAAAATTGGATATCATAGGTTAA
- a CDS encoding YSC84-related protein — protein sequence MKKLNVIWIILVACFINIAPILGQSDSKKDKIIADSNTAKAEFIKTDHLMKAIFDNAQGYVIFPNVGKGGVGVGGAAGNGAVYEKGKLIGMAKLTQLSIGLQAGGQAYREVIFFETKEGMDHFKESKFEFAAQASAVAVSAGVSGNAKYTDGVMVFTMEKGGLMYEASVGGQKFKFDKM from the coding sequence ATGAAAAAATTAAATGTTATTTGGATAATATTGGTAGCTTGTTTTATAAATATAGCGCCTATATTGGGACAATCAGACTCTAAAAAAGATAAAATTATAGCTGACAGTAATACAGCAAAAGCTGAGTTTATTAAAACTGACCATCTTATGAAAGCAATCTTTGATAATGCTCAGGGGTATGTTATCTTTCCTAATGTTGGTAAAGGAGGAGTTGGAGTTGGAGGGGCAGCTGGTAATGGTGCAGTTTATGAAAAAGGTAAATTAATAGGTATGGCTAAGTTGACACAGTTAAGTATTGGTCTCCAAGCTGGTGGACAAGCATATCGTGAAGTAATCTTTTTTGAGACAAAAGAAGGAATGGATCATTTTAAAGAAAGTAAATTCGAATTTGCTGCTCAAGCATCAGCAGTAGCTGTAAGTGCTGGTGTGTCAGGAAACGCAAAATATACTGACGGAGTTATGGTATTCACCATGGAAAAAGGTGGTTTGATGTATGAAGCCTCAGTTGGTGGTCAAAAGTTTAAATTTGATAAAATGTAA
- a CDS encoding sulfite exporter TauE/SafE family protein, which translates to METYIILLLCLAAFFAGFIDAVVGGGGLIQTPMGLILLPNLPVSTVIGSLKIPSFSGTAFAAYQYMKKVTINWKILGIMMILAFPSAFLGSTLLTYVSNDFMKPLLLVVLSLLAIYTYAKKNFGQHQIKDISARTQIFNAVGISFVVGFYDGFIGPGTGSFFVVAFIAIMGFDFLHASANAKMVNLATNFGSICLFMLKGKIIWVIALPMAASNAVGGWIGAKLAINRGNKFIRIFFLVVVIGTLLRFAYDVFFK; encoded by the coding sequence ATGGAAACTTACATTATACTATTACTTTGTTTAGCTGCCTTTTTCGCAGGATTCATAGATGCAGTTGTTGGCGGAGGCGGACTTATACAAACACCCATGGGGCTTATACTGTTACCTAATCTTCCCGTGTCAACCGTAATAGGATCTCTTAAAATTCCATCTTTTAGCGGAACCGCATTTGCAGCTTACCAATACATGAAGAAAGTTACAATCAATTGGAAAATCCTAGGGATTATGATGATATTGGCTTTTCCGTCTGCATTTTTAGGATCGACATTGTTGACCTATGTGAGTAATGATTTTATGAAACCTTTATTACTGGTGGTACTCTCATTATTAGCCATTTATACTTATGCCAAGAAAAATTTCGGGCAACACCAAATTAAAGATATTTCTGCAAGAACTCAAATCTTTAATGCAGTAGGAATCAGTTTTGTAGTAGGTTTTTATGATGGATTCATTGGTCCAGGTACAGGGAGTTTCTTTGTAGTGGCTTTCATTGCCATCATGGGATTTGATTTCTTACATGCATCTGCCAATGCCAAAATGGTTAATCTAGCAACCAATTTTGGTTCTATTTGTTTGTTCATGCTCAAAGGAAAAATTATTTGGGTTATAGCTTTGCCCATGGCTGCCAGCAATGCTGTAGGAGGATGGATAGGAGCCAAACTAGCCATAAATAGAGGAAACAAATTCATCCGAATTTTCTTTTTGGTAGTTGTAATAGGTACATTGCTCCGTTTTGCCTACGATGTTTTTTTTAAGTAA
- a CDS encoding CAL67264 family membrane protein, translating into MGMNKNTILGWATLIMVLMGLLLISLGAFRYDDVAGWGFAAVGIGFLANAWVFNALKGRL; encoded by the coding sequence ATGGGAATGAATAAAAACACCATTTTAGGATGGGCAACTTTAATAATGGTACTCATGGGATTGTTGCTCATATCATTAGGCGCTTTTAGATATGATGATGTAGCGGGTTGGGGATTTGCTGCTGTTGGAATTGGATTTTTGGCTAATGCTTGGGTATTTAACGCATTAAAAGGAAGACTTTAG
- a CDS encoding ester cyclase encodes MKKNLALTVTGLFCLFVSCKDSGTTSMADPNQKNLDINAKIIKAIETGDAETINSLIADDVVDHMGPSGKEIKGGDSLKPMLIDMHNHMKDLKFDIITTSANADYVFTLSKITGTAIDASMGMPAGTVMNENVVDLVKIKDGKVIEHWSYTDPTVMMKQMNESSSMNKKMDSIKAK; translated from the coding sequence ATGAAAAAAAATCTAGCTTTAACGGTAACAGGTTTATTTTGTTTGTTTGTCTCCTGCAAAGATTCAGGGACTACTTCGATGGCGGATCCAAATCAGAAAAATTTAGACATTAACGCCAAAATTATTAAGGCCATTGAAACTGGCGACGCAGAAACTATAAATAGTCTAATTGCAGACGATGTAGTTGATCACATGGGGCCTAGTGGAAAAGAAATAAAAGGAGGGGATAGCCTCAAGCCTATGCTTATTGATATGCATAACCATATGAAAGATTTAAAATTTGATATCATTACAACATCTGCAAATGCGGATTATGTTTTTACGCTTTCAAAAATAACCGGTACAGCAATAGATGCCAGTATGGGGATGCCTGCCGGAACCGTAATGAATGAAAATGTAGTTGATCTAGTAAAAATAAAAGATGGCAAAGTTATTGAGCATTGGAGTTATACTGACCCTACGGTTATGATGAAACAAATGAACGAGTCGAGTTCGATGAATAAAAAAATGGATTCTATTAAAGCTAAGTAA